AGGGGGAGAGGGGTGACCGGGGTTCGGTGAAGTGGATGGGTGCAGGCAGAATGGGTCTTTGTGCGGAGCCCGAGTCCAGACCTTTTTCTGAATCGGTTTTAAAGTCCGGGCTGTGGGTGCAGCAGCCGAGGGCGGGGCTCCGACTTCTAAATCCTCATAAATTTCAGACCAAACGGCAGAAACGAGTTCAAGGGTCAGGTCTGTGGACGGGGAAGTCATGTGACAGGGGTAAAGGCCGAGAGACAAGAGCGAGACGAGCTGACGGCTCATAATTtggcttttttaatttttattctgtcaGGGTGGAGGAGATGTACATTTGAAGCAGTCACAAAACATCACCTTAGATAATGTGGCAGCAAATAACAGGAAGTGCCTCCaaactccattaaaaaaataaataaataaataaatacacaaacccTGTCGACACGAGCTTCAGGGGAGACACACTTTGAGTCCACACGGAGAAATCAGAGGGTCACAGCGGGAAAAGGCTGCACGACAGCAGGCAGAGTTCCCAGTACAGGTGACAAAGATGCCCGCGCTGGCAAACAGGCGAAACTTCTGCTGGAAGTCTCCCACGTGTAGGGGCTCAACAGCTGGGATCCGCGAGTTTGACCCAAAAATGACCTCCTCGTCCCGTGTCGCAACCTCGGTAGCGAAAGGTCGCTGTGTTTCGATTGGCTCTCGGGGTCCGGTTTGACACCTTAGCCGACGAAACAAGACAGAACATAAAACGGGGCATGGGAGGAGGTAAGAATGAGTCCGCTGtgtctcctctgctgcagcGCTGCAAAGACAAGCTGAACTCCCTGGCCATCTCGGTGATGAACCTCTGGCCCGGGGTCCGGCTGCGGGTCACCGAGGGCTGGGACGAGGACGGCCACCACTCCGAGGAGTCGCTGCACTACGAGGGCCGGGCGGTGGACATCACCACCTCGGACCGGGACAGGAACAAGTACGCCATGCTGGCGAGACTGGCGGTGGAGGCCGGATTCGACTGGGTCTACTACGAGTCCAAGGCCCACATCCACTGCAGCGTCAAGTCAGGTGAGAGACCCCGGTTGTCaccaaatgtcttttttttttaggggagaGGTTTTCCAGAGAACGTTCGGGTTTAGGTCTCAGTATGTTCAACGTGTCATCTGAGCAGGTCTGAGGGCAGACTACCTGATCCACCTGGCCGCGCGCAAAGGCGGGACGAAACGTCTGCCGCTGTGCAGAGGTGTGGGACGAGAAAGCAGCGCGCGCGGTCAGACGGTCCGTCCTCGGAGACGTTCAGTTGGCATGAAAAATGACAGGGGTTGTGTGGAGGAGTCTGAACCCGGCCTACTTccacacccccacacacccGACCAGGTGGGACTCGTGTTGAATTGTCTGTTTCGGACCGTTACCGAAAAGCAGACCAGGTCCCGCCCTCTCGGTTCAAACGGCGCAATGCGGCCGGACCAGCGCCTCCGGTGAAGCACGCCGAGGCCTGTAAAGCTTCCACCACGTCCAGACTGGAGAGGTCTCAGTCTCGACACGTAGAGTACCGAAGAAAGCTGGATCTGTTAAGTCCCTGGACATTCCTCCGTCCCGTCTCCTCCCAAAAATAGACCCTCAAAGGGACGGAGCCGCCCTCCGTGGTTTGATCTGTACGCGCGCGTTTCTTCCCTCTGCTGCCCAGACTCCATTTCTGAAGGGAGATGGTTTTGACGAACGTGCCGACGACGCAGTCCGTTGGTTGGTTGGTGTGTCCGTTTTCTTCGATATCAAATCAGGGCAACTCACCGTAACGTTTTCACGGTTTCGATTGGGCAACTCAAAGGACCTGGACGCGGTCATGGAAAACATGGTGGTCTTGTTTAAATGCTGGTCAGAAAGTCAACAGCGACTTAAGGCGgtttactttttcaatatttaaccaaaaccaccatcttttccGAACcgtaactgaaatgtttttgtagcctAAACCCAACCACACGTGGGACGCGGCGCCCGGGTGGGACCTGCTGCCAAAAAACGGACAAACGCGCCTTTTCTGCCGACACACATCCGAGTTTGTTACGGACCAGGTCTGCGCCGGTGCCTGCTGCTCCCGGGAGAAAACCAGGGCCTCGTCACCGGAGCCGGACACCGACGGAAGCCTCCCCCCCCCACTCAGCCCTGGTGCATAACTAATTGCAATCCACGCGTTTCCTCGGCGCGAATTTTCAGCGGCCCCGAAGCTTTaacttcaaatgaaaaactgaactgattttTGTGCCAATAACCGAACACGTCCCGTAGACGTGCTCCTCTGTTTGAGGCTCCAAAGGTGACAGGAAGTCACCGGCAGATTTTAACGGGAACTGCTTCTGCTGCCTTCTTCCTTCTCTTAagttcttccttctctcctccatcctcGACCACTAACTCTCTCCCTGCTCACGTCTCAAGCGAGCTCCccgctccttctctctcaccgGCCACTCACCCGGTGTTTCCTCGGAATGGGCCACGTCCCGAGTCCCGTCCGGCACGGGGGCCTTCTCTCTAGCGGTCTGTGGCTTTCTTGCTTTCCTCGCGCAGGGGCAGGCTCGCGCGTACCTTCATGCAACCACGTGCCCGGCGAGTGATCGGGACGGTGACGCCCGTTCCCCGGAGGTGCCTCGTGTAAAAACACACTTCGCGGCCAGAAAAAGCCGAGAGTCCGGGCGGGAAGCTCACGGGAGATTACGCGCAGCCAATTAGCAACCCgtctcgggggggggggttggctctcgttttactgttttacacacacacacacacacacacacacaaacagctgacGTTTAATATTCGACTGAATTCGAGTCAATATTTGTTGTCGCCTCGTAGGTTTTTTGGGTTTATTGGTTTATTTCATGAAGCGGGAGATAATCGAAGCTGTCAGGGACAAACAGATTGAGTCCTGCTCGTGATTCAGGGGGAATCCATCCCGGAGGACCTTTAGTCTGCCTCGGTCCCAGCgggtcccagactgactccgtgaCGTTGAGGGTCAGGGCTCCGGGGGTTCGGGCCCGTCGTCCCGCATGGGACCGATCAGAACCCCAAGTTCAGCACTGTAGGTAGGAAACGGAGGAGTCGGCGGGGTGGGTGTCAGGTCTAGGAAGCCCCGTTAGCCCTATAGATTTAGCCAGTCCAGTCCTGCTGGTCTTACACGTCGTAGTGACACAAGACCCCCGCACGTTGTTACCAGCCGGTGGCGGAGTTGCTTTCCCCTCGTGGCGTCAAATCGGCTGCTGAGGTCCGCGGACCTTTCGGTGACCGGTCGGGACTTGACACATTTCCATCCAGGTTCAACGTGTTCAGTAGGAACATAACCACAGACGcacagtgcgtgtgtgtgtgtgtgtgtgtgtgtgtgtgtgtgtgtgtgtgtgtgtgtgtgtgtgtgtgtgtgtgtgtgtgtgtgtgtgtgtgtgtgtgctgggggaAAAAACGTGCAGCTAGCATGAAAAGTAACACCCATGTGTCCTCCAAAAgtggacacgcacacacacacgcgtgctGAAAGTCACACACTCTCGTAAAAATGCATCAGAATTGAAACACCCACCTAAAACCCCCCTGACACATTTGACACTGAGTGGTAATgagattttccttttctttctcctttttcctgcttcatctctcttttcccttcccgtttcctctcctcctctctccttccctcccagATCGGGTTGCGAGGGCCCAGTCCTTGACTTGATCAGAAGGGCAACCAATCAAGCCGGTattttttttcacgtttttgatttctccttttatttttggcctttttttttctttttttgtgctttttttttttttttggtttttctcctgttttttttttcttcgaaaTCGTTCTTGGGAAGATAAATCCACCCAGCTGAGGAAAAGTTGTAACCGATGAGCTCTGCAGCAGCAAATCCACCAAAATCCTGCTGAAAGGCACTTTAAAGGGGGGCGGCTGGACTGTAGTCAGCAAGAGGAGACAACCACTAGGGGGCAGCAGAGCGCCGGGAGCCTGTAGATGGAGGACTGGACTGAACAGGGGGGAGAGACTGAGGGGGAAACGGGAGAAACACGGGGATCAAAAACCGCCACATGTCACCTCCGACTTCTGCTGCGTTGCATCGACGAGATGAGAAACGTTACCGCGGTCAAACCGGGACCAGAGTTAGGAAGGTAACATTTTGAGTTCTTGATCGTGAAGACCAGCGCCCGTGCGATGAGGCGTTGTGGTTCGGGATTAGAGTCAGGACCAGGTCGCGCCCGCGGCGGCTCAGAGTCCAGTGATCCGTCAAAGGAATGAACATTTCGTGAAACACGTTCGCCCCGAAATTTCTTCCTCGCGCTGGAGGTTTCGCGTGGCTGAAAGTTCAGCATCAGGATACAGGTTCGAGTCTGACATCCGgttatccattttattttattttaactcagGTGTGAAGTCGACACTTTGGTGGAAAAAGCAGTTTACGAGGATTGTAGTTATTCCTCGCTAATTCTCTCTGGCCTTTATTGATTGGGCAGAACCGGGGCCCAGACTCCGATCCCGCCTCCGGTAGCTCGCTCTGCGGCGCAGTTTGTGGAAGTCACCTCgtaaaaactgacattttagagGAGACTTGGTGTCATTCATACAAATGGCACCGGACACCTGCTGAGATtcgcaaaaaaaaacaaaaaaattaaaagaaatatgtaaatttCATGCTATAGACAATAAATGATTCATTAAGAAAGTATAGTcgtaaaataaagaaatgagtTTTGTAGTAAAATCGatatgtaaacagaaaataagaagcGAGCGACACCTGGAAGAGACAGGTTTTAAACGCGTGAGCTGGAGTCACGTGTCGTTGGCGGTCCGTCAGTTTCCCGCTCCTTCCTCCTTCACCTGACTTTATCTTATCACCTGGCCTCGGCTTTCCCGCCTTCCCCAAATGTTTGTCCCCAGATAAACTTGAGACAGTCCCCGGGTGTCACTTTCAAGCGCCCGGACGCATTGTCCCCAGcacaatcccacacacacacacacacacacacacacacactcagagctgCAAACGGGAGCTTTTATCTGGCAGCTCGGTCACCGTTCCTTTATGTCCAGCGTCAATATTTAGCTAAAGGGAGCTGGAAAGACTCCTTATGCGCCCGGGTCCTTTTTCTACGGAAGCTCGTTCCTGccgaaaagaaaagaacaaagtgTTTTATGAGTCACGATGATAATCGCTTTAAATTTAAAGCATGAGCTACCACGTCGAagctagaagaaaaaaaatgcgaTCCAAAGGTCACAGGTCGGATTTTCTCAGATTATGACACAGTTTAAGCAAAATTATGAGATAACGAGTCAAACATATGATACAATAAATTTTAGGTCAAaagtaaaggattttttttttttaaattatgccataaatcaaaatttttactttttctcagAGAATTATGGGATATTACGTCAAGATCAATAAACAGAGACGGTAAATTGAAATTACGCCTTAGAAATGATGGGATTATTAAATCAGAACAAGAAGGTATTGAGTCAAAATTCTGCTCCTTTTTGTGTCACATTTATAACTTTTAAGGTCAAGATTATGTCCCTGTTTATTTCAAGTTATGTGACAATAATGGAGAATAAAAATCCGAATATCATGTTTCAGGTCAAAATGCTAAGACATGAGACCAACTTAAAACTTTTCAAGCAGACATGCGAAGTAACGAGAATGTTTTTGGATTATGAGACACAGAGTCGAAGTTACGGGACAGTAAtttaacattcaaataaaaagataaaaagtcaaaattgtGACGTAGTGATTCAGAAATATGAGACACTATGTCACCATCGGGACTCAGACCTATCACGTGAACTGGACTTGGTGGTAACAGTCAGGTTTAACTTACATAATTAATCCtaattgtgatttaaaaagtcCCATAATTCTGATTTACCATCGCCGTTTTGATTTTTACGATCTCTCATGATCTCTGCACGTCAGGAATGAGGACACCTTCTTTAACCTTGCCGTCTCTGtcttcgtctctctctctgtccgtcagACCACTCGGTAGCGGCCAAGTCCGGAGGCTGTTTCCCCGGCGAGGCGTTGGTGGCGTTGGAGAGCGGCGTCCAGAGGTCCATCAGCGACCTGCGGCCCGGTGAACGAGTCCTGGCCTCGACGGGCAGCGACGGCAGCGGGGAGCTGGTTTACAGCGAAGTCCTGACCTTCCTGGACCGTGACCCCGTGACCCGGAAACTCTTCTACACCCTGCAGACGGAATCCGGGACACAACTCTCCCTCACCGCCGCCCACCTCATATTTGCATCCGAGGGGAACTGCTCGGAGGGGGCCGTGCCGGCCGGCGGCGCCCTCAGGACCGTGTACGCCAGCAGCGCCCGGCCGGGACAGTGTGTGCTGGTGTCTGGGGGTAAGCCGGGACAGACGCACAGAGAGGGGCGCCTGTCTCGGATCACCCGGGTCGGCCTGAGGAAGCGGAGGGGGGCGTTTGCACCGCTGACCCGGCACGGGACGGTGGTGGTGGACGGGGTGGTGGCGTCCTGCTACGCCGTGGTGGACCAGCACTCCCTGGCCCACTGGGCCTTCTCCCCACTGAGGCTAATGCACAGCTGGACCGGCACCACTGGACGCCACGCTGACGGCATCCACTGGTACTCTCAGCTTTTACACTGGCTGGGGAGGGTGCTGCTGGACTCAGGACGCCTCCACCCGCTGGGCGTGGCTCAGGACGACAGgtgagggaggagaaaaggTAAAACCGAAACACAGAGGAACCTGAACCCTTCCCCTTGTGACGGACGTGGACCTCAGATACAAGCCTGTAGAGCTGATCGGGACCATGATGAACCACCTAACAGGATGGGAGACGTTCCGGCTCCTGCTGAGGCCTgatgggagatttttttttcaaatggatgaaaaggggggggggggacaaactGTGAACTGACACGGATGAATTCTCCCAAAATAACACTCAGAGCACTCAGAGTCAGAACGACCTCAAGACAGACTCTGTGTCCTCAAAACACTATGAAACAATAATCCCACCATCAATCCTCAATTTACCCCAGAAAACACACCAAGCACCTTAATCTAGATCTACGTGGTCATTTGTCCATTAATTTGAAAAgcgaaacaaaacacaaaaaacaccttAATTTCAAAATCCTGTCATTCGCAAGTTATTTACACTCGGAGGGGACGCGTGATTTTCTCCCTCATTTACTCACGTATCATCAATCCAAAGTGTTGATTGGGATTTTGGTTTAAGTTGGCGGCCAGAGATGTTTTCAGGGTCAAATAAATTACAACTTAAGTGACTCAGGATGAATTGATGGGTAAATTAATTCGTTTTTTGAGTTGACTTTGTGGGTTAAGGGGATTTGTAATTAAGGGACAGCTTTTGTGTTATTTGGTCATCTTTAAGGGGTTCCCACCCCCCGAAGAAGCCCCTAAACTGTGCAGATAATCCATCTATAATACCAAAACATATTGCAGTTGATTTTACCCGTAAAACCCCAATACATATACCTTACTTTCATGATTGCAAATGGTTGAGTTAATGGTTTGAAAACGTATAAATGGCTTCAAGTGGTTTTTCTCAGTCAATGGAGGAGGATTTAAGGGGTAAAAATGCCTTAAACATGCCTgaattttcaccttttaaagAAATTAAGGCACCTTTAAggtatactgtaaattaaagaGAGGCTTTAATGTTGTCTTGATCAACTTTACGGGGTTTTTACCCCTCAGAAAAAGAAACCCCTTCAGCCAAGCAGAAAACCCATTGAAAACCCTTAATATAATCCATCCGATCCATGAATTTATCAGTTAGTTAGCACTTAATCTGGGGTAAACCTTTCAAATACATGAATACTCAGTAAGAATCCTTTCAAATCTCGTTAAATTGCACCTGAGCATGAACCAGAATCCCCAATAGTTAAAAATGCATGTATCAATTAAATCATTATCGGCCTCTTAAAGCCCTTAAACCCTGCTGATTATCCATTAAGAATATTATACATTAAGATCCATTATTGTAAAAAACCATTCAAATAGCTTAATCCTTTTAATATTAGtgtaaattaatgaaattttaatgtaaaaacaaattaggGGATTTAGTTTTATAGTGTCCACAGGGATGTTGTGCTCGTTGTAAACACGTTGTATGTGACATTACTGCTACAGTACAGAGATTttagaggaaatgagaaaatgtatttaagtgtTATTTGTTTACAGGAAATCCGACAATGTTTATGAAGTTCTTATGGGTGAAGAGATattaaaaaagatttatttttgaaattaaattatgtgGAAAtgagccgtgtgtgtgtgtgtgtgtgtgtgtgtgtctcgcttggttttttttctgacgGGGTATTTTAACACCTGCCTCCCGTTGACACGTGAGCGCACCTTTACTGACATCTACCGGCTTTCTCGTCAACAAGCACGAGCCTCCCGCTTTATGTCGGTCTTTATAAATCAGCAGCTGGTGAATGTGTGttcgcgcgtgtgtgtgtgcgtgcgcgtgtgtgcgtgtgtgtgtgtctcctcgGGGCGGGGGTCAGGACTGATTTAGCCCTCACGTCGGACTGGAACCCGCCCTGTGCGCACAAATAAAGCCGTGCGTAAAGACAAGACTCGCCGGCTGCGTGTGCGCAACAGTTGCCTGCTAATAATAACGGCGGCCCGCTGCGCCTTTAAGAGGTTGACTGAGGAGGAAACCTAATATCTCCCCATCTCGAGCTCCGGCCTCATCGATTAACAGTCGGAGCCGAGAACAGGACGACACCCAGACCGGTCCCCCCGCTCTCTCTTCACCAGGCTCCacctgctttttgttgtttcttgttttgtttggtttgttt
This genomic interval from Xiphias gladius isolate SHS-SW01 ecotype Sanya breed wild chromosome 13, ASM1685928v1, whole genome shotgun sequence contains the following:
- the LOC120798159 gene encoding indian hedgehog B protein-like, which produces MLFPTLVTCLAGCAFLLSTVSEGCGPGRGYGKRRPPRKLVPLAYKQFSPNVAEKTLGASGRYEGKITRNSERFKELTPNYNPDIIFKDEENTGADRMMTQRCKDKLNSLAISVMNLWPGVRLRVTEGWDEDGHHSEESLHYEGRAVDITTSDRDRNKYAMLARLAVEAGFDWVYYESKAHIHCSVKSDHSVAAKSGGCFPGEALVALESGVQRSISDLRPGERVLASTGSDGSGELVYSEVLTFLDRDPVTRKLFYTLQTESGTQLSLTAAHLIFASEGNCSEGAVPAGGALRTVYASSARPGQCVLVSGGKPGQTHREGRLSRITRVGLRKRRGAFAPLTRHGTVVVDGVVASCYAVVDQHSLAHWAFSPLRLMHSWTGTTGRHADGIHWYSQLLHWLGRVLLDSGRLHPLGVAQDDR